In Streptomyces sp. ML-6, the genomic stretch CGTCGAGCTCGGCGAGCGCTGCGGCGAGGTCGGCGCTGCTCGCAGCGCACTCGATCGCCAGTGCTCCCTGGCCGGGAGCGGGCAGGACGGTGTCGACCGACAGGAAGTCGGTCGCCTCACCGCTCCGGCCGAGGCGGCTGAGCCCGGCCGCGGCGAGTACCACCGCGTCCAGCTCACCGCTCCGGACGAATCCGATGCGCGTGTCCACGTTCCCCCGGATCGGCACGGTCTCGATCTCGAGGCCGTGGCTGCGCGCGTACGCGTTCAGCTGCGCCATGCGGCGCGGCGAGCCGGTGCCGATGCGGGCCCCGGCCGGCAGCTGCTCGAAGGTCAGCCCGTCCCGCGCCACCAGCACGTCGCGCGGGTCCTCGCGCACCGGCACCGCGGCCAGCACGAGGCCCTCGGGCTGGGTGGTCGGCAGGTCCTTGAGCGAGTGGACGGCGAAGTCCACCTCGCCGCGCAGCAGCGCGTCGCGCAGCGCCGCGACGAACACACCGGTGCCGCCGATCTGCGCGAGGTGCTCCCGGGAGATGTCGCCGTACGTGGTGACCTCGACGAGCTCGACGGCGCGCCCGGTCACCTCGCTGACCGCCTCGGCGACCATGCCGGACTGCGCCATGGCGAGCTTGCTGCGCCGGGTGCCCAGGCGCAGCGGCTTGTCGGCCCCCGTGACCGGGGATGAGTTGTCGGTCATGACCGCCCTCGATTCGGGTCGTTCAGGTCTGCCCGGGAGACG encodes the following:
- the hemC gene encoding hydroxymethylbilane synthase — translated: MTDNSSPVTGADKPLRLGTRRSKLAMAQSGMVAEAVSEVTGRAVELVEVTTYGDISREHLAQIGGTGVFVAALRDALLRGEVDFAVHSLKDLPTTQPEGLVLAAVPVREDPRDVLVARDGLTFEQLPAGARIGTGSPRRMAQLNAYARSHGLEIETVPIRGNVDTRIGFVRSGELDAVVLAAAGLSRLGRSGEATDFLSVDTVLPAPGQGALAIECAASSADLAAALAELDDPYTRAAVTAERALLAALEAGCSAPVGALADLLVDGQAVNELRLRGVVGTPDGSSLVQLSTTGPVPTSQDDAAALGRELATEMLAKGAAGLMGERAL